A genomic segment from Polyangium mundeleinium encodes:
- the rsgA gene encoding ribosome small subunit-dependent GTPase A: MNPDLVRLGFTPPFAGHFAAHTAEHAATRLPARVVTEHRGAYRVHDGTSERWAVITGRLRHEAESPLDMPAVGDWVVLDETPDTEGRAVIQAILPRRTAFVRRAAGLDKKPQVVAANVDHVFLVSSLNRDFSPRRLERYLALARESGADPVILLSKADLVDPGPAIEAASAIARGVPIHASSSLTGEGIEIVRGYLRDNTTGVLLGSSGVGKSTLINRLLGEDRLATSPVRDDDDKGRHTTVRRELVVLPTGGIVIDTPGMREIGLWDTGSGLDEAFDDVADLAAHCRFSDCRHEKEPGCAVQKAVAEGALSAERLASYKTLQKEGDRIEMASDPRARSEEIRKNRVQARALRAHLQKKRG, encoded by the coding sequence ATGAACCCCGACCTCGTCCGACTCGGATTCACCCCCCCATTCGCCGGCCATTTCGCCGCGCACACCGCCGAGCATGCGGCCACGCGGCTGCCTGCCCGCGTCGTCACCGAGCACCGGGGCGCCTATCGCGTGCACGACGGAACGAGCGAGCGCTGGGCCGTCATCACGGGCCGGCTGCGCCACGAAGCCGAGAGCCCGCTCGACATGCCGGCCGTCGGCGACTGGGTCGTCCTCGACGAGACGCCGGACACCGAAGGACGCGCCGTCATCCAGGCGATCTTGCCGCGCCGCACCGCCTTCGTTCGCCGCGCGGCGGGCCTCGACAAGAAGCCGCAGGTCGTCGCGGCGAACGTCGATCACGTCTTCCTCGTGAGCTCGCTCAACCGCGACTTCAGCCCGCGAAGGCTCGAGCGATACCTCGCGCTCGCCCGCGAGAGCGGCGCCGACCCCGTCATCCTCCTCAGCAAAGCCGACCTCGTCGATCCCGGCCCTGCGATCGAAGCGGCCTCGGCGATTGCGCGCGGCGTGCCCATTCATGCGTCGAGCTCGCTGACGGGCGAGGGCATCGAGATCGTGCGCGGCTACTTGCGCGACAACACGACCGGCGTCCTGCTCGGCTCCTCCGGGGTCGGCAAATCCACGCTGATCAATCGCCTGCTCGGCGAGGATCGCCTCGCCACTTCGCCGGTCCGCGACGACGACGACAAGGGCCGCCACACGACCGTGCGGCGCGAGCTCGTGGTGCTCCCGACGGGCGGCATCGTGATCGACACGCCGGGCATGCGCGAGATCGGCCTGTGGGACACGGGGTCGGGGCTCGACGAGGCCTTCGACGACGTCGCGGACCTCGCGGCCCATTGCCGGTTCTCCGATTGCCGCCATGAAAAAGAGCCTGGATGCGCCGTCCAGAAGGCCGTCGCGGAGGGCGCGCTCTCCGCCGAGCGGCTCGCGAGTTATAAGACTCTTCAAAAAGAGGGCGACAGGATCGAAATGGCCTCGGACCCGCGGGCGCGCTCCGAGGAGATTCGTAAAAACCGCGTGCAGGCGCGCGCATTGCGAGCGCACCTCCAGAAAAAGCGCGGCTGA
- a CDS encoding alpha/beta fold hydrolase codes for MTDIHAVVSRPGPVESAILVSLGDSFEVKRRALPPVTLRTLEGGQGAPVLFLHGRGYAGTIWAPVLVEVARSHRVIAVDLPGFGHSSSLPFRGEDRYAAVRFFVEPIAALVRELGLAEASIVGHSLGGLVALELVLGGHVRPPKLALVASMGLGPWASLRSRAFFRLGPERIARTFGALGLPRDGHGDAWSERLARLEVELFSVLGGKAPPVRAFDALLPIVGPAYERSSELQRIDTETLLVWGERDPFLPAPIAIGAAAAMPRARLVMLPGLGHTPHIEGAARVTELLASFFA; via the coding sequence GTGACGGACATCCACGCGGTGGTGTCGCGGCCGGGCCCGGTCGAGTCAGCGATCCTCGTGTCGCTCGGCGATTCGTTTGAGGTCAAGCGAAGGGCGCTGCCGCCGGTGACGTTACGGACGCTCGAAGGCGGGCAGGGCGCGCCGGTGTTGTTCCTGCACGGGCGGGGGTATGCGGGGACGATCTGGGCGCCGGTGCTCGTGGAGGTCGCGCGCTCGCATCGCGTGATTGCCGTCGATCTGCCCGGGTTTGGTCACTCGTCGTCGCTGCCGTTCCGCGGCGAGGATCGCTACGCGGCGGTGCGTTTTTTCGTCGAACCCATCGCCGCGCTCGTGCGCGAGCTCGGCCTCGCGGAGGCTTCGATCGTCGGGCACTCGCTGGGCGGGCTCGTCGCGCTGGAGCTCGTACTCGGTGGGCATGTGCGGCCGCCGAAGCTCGCGCTCGTCGCTTCGATGGGGCTCGGCCCCTGGGCGAGCCTGCGGTCGCGCGCGTTCTTTCGGCTGGGGCCGGAGCGGATCGCGCGGACGTTCGGCGCCCTCGGCTTGCCGCGCGACGGGCATGGAGATGCGTGGAGCGAGCGCCTCGCGCGCCTCGAAGTCGAGCTCTTCTCCGTGCTCGGCGGCAAGGCGCCGCCGGTGCGGGCGTTCGACGCGCTCTTGCCGATCGTCGGCCCCGCGTACGAGCGATCGTCGGAGCTTCAACGGATCGACACTGAGACGCTCCTCGTGTGGGGCGAGCGTGATCCGTTCCTGCCCGCGCCGATCGCGATCGGCGCCGCGGCCGCGATGCCCCGCGCGCGGCTCGTGATGTTGCCGGGGCTCGGGCACACGCCGCACATCGAAGGCGCGGCGCGTGTCACCGAGCTGCTTGCGTCGTTCTTTGCGTAG
- the rsmI gene encoding 16S rRNA (cytidine(1402)-2'-O)-methyltransferase, translating into MSGAPERGVLYVVATPIGHLGDLSPRAAETLRNAARVAAEDTRRTRGLLTHLGITGKPIDRLDAHASAHDVARVVERLLAGEDVALVTDAGTPVVSDPGTDLVCAAAEAGVRVVPIPGPSAVMAALSASGLCTGAFRFLGFLPRKGPERRDALELVRATPESVVLFESPERTAETLADLATSLPNRSGAVARELTKVHEEILRGPLPELARIAAERETLGEVTIVIGPGEAPKGPLVGEEELDRLIDEHLARGRRPKDIADELALVSGRPRRELYTRVLARKRDER; encoded by the coding sequence GTGAGCGGCGCGCCCGAGCGAGGGGTGCTTTACGTGGTGGCCACGCCGATCGGCCACCTCGGTGATCTGTCGCCACGTGCGGCGGAGACGCTGCGGAATGCGGCCCGCGTCGCCGCCGAGGACACGCGCAGGACGCGCGGGTTGCTCACGCACCTCGGGATCACGGGCAAGCCGATCGACAGGCTCGACGCGCATGCCTCGGCGCACGACGTGGCGCGCGTGGTCGAGCGACTGCTGGCGGGGGAAGACGTCGCGCTCGTGACGGATGCGGGCACGCCCGTCGTGAGTGATCCGGGCACGGACCTCGTGTGCGCGGCGGCCGAGGCCGGCGTGCGTGTCGTGCCGATCCCGGGCCCGAGCGCGGTGATGGCGGCGCTCTCGGCGTCGGGCCTGTGCACGGGCGCGTTCCGGTTCCTCGGCTTTTTGCCGCGCAAGGGACCCGAGCGGCGCGACGCGCTCGAGCTCGTGCGCGCGACGCCCGAGTCGGTGGTGCTCTTCGAGTCGCCGGAGCGCACGGCCGAGACGCTTGCGGACCTCGCGACGAGCCTGCCGAACCGGTCCGGCGCGGTCGCGCGCGAGCTGACGAAGGTGCACGAGGAGATCCTGCGTGGCCCGCTCCCCGAGCTCGCGCGTATCGCCGCGGAGCGCGAGACGCTCGGCGAGGTGACGATCGTGATCGGGCCAGGCGAGGCGCCGAAGGGCCCGCTCGTCGGCGAGGAGGAGCTCGATCGGCTCATCGACGAGCACCTCGCGCGCGGGCGGCGGCCGAAGGACATCGCCGACGAGCTCGCGCTCGTGTCGGGTCGTCCACGGCGCGAGCTCTACACACGCGTGCTCGCGCGGAAGCGGGACGAGCGGTGA
- a CDS encoding RNA polymerase factor sigma-32, producing the protein MATKKTEPGKKTTKASAGGATKRGKRSDASAAASADRHASATSAEPAEAAEGAGDDEDRAAEPEGADGEVVEADFEIVDDDADAGSFDKLPVAERKGSQKSDAALSRTDPLQAYLREVQRHPLLTPEEEQKLTRHYAETQDVKTAARLVTANLRLVVKLAYEYRRAYKNIMDLIQEGNIGLMQAVKRYDPYRGVKLSSYAAWWIRAYILRFILNNWRLVKLGTTQAQRKLFFNLNKEKARLSAMGIEPTASEIARRLSVDESEVVDMDRRLSSGEASLDAPVGDSEGRSVSRIDLMPSYTTGPDAAFESQEMDEIVRERLAKFRETLKGKDVIIFDKRMAAEDPLTLQELGDEFGISRERVRQLEARLTTKLREYLREELGDAVGGAS; encoded by the coding sequence GTGGCCACCAAGAAGACCGAGCCGGGTAAAAAGACGACGAAAGCCTCGGCGGGCGGGGCGACCAAGCGAGGCAAGCGGAGCGACGCATCCGCCGCGGCGAGTGCCGATCGCCATGCCTCCGCGACGAGCGCCGAGCCGGCCGAGGCCGCCGAGGGCGCGGGAGACGACGAAGACCGCGCGGCCGAGCCCGAGGGCGCGGACGGCGAGGTGGTCGAGGCCGACTTCGAGATCGTCGACGACGACGCGGATGCGGGTTCGTTCGACAAGCTTCCCGTCGCGGAGCGCAAGGGCTCGCAGAAGAGCGACGCCGCGCTCTCGCGCACCGATCCGCTGCAGGCCTATCTGCGCGAGGTGCAGCGCCATCCGCTGCTCACGCCCGAGGAGGAGCAGAAGCTCACGCGGCACTACGCCGAGACGCAGGACGTGAAGACGGCCGCGCGCCTCGTGACGGCGAACCTCCGGCTCGTGGTGAAGCTCGCGTACGAGTATCGCCGCGCCTACAAGAACATCATGGACCTCATCCAGGAGGGCAACATCGGCCTGATGCAGGCCGTGAAACGCTACGATCCCTATCGCGGCGTGAAGCTCTCCTCGTACGCGGCGTGGTGGATCCGCGCGTACATCCTCCGGTTCATCCTGAACAACTGGCGGCTCGTGAAGCTCGGGACGACGCAGGCCCAGCGCAAGCTCTTCTTCAACCTGAACAAGGAGAAGGCGCGGCTCTCGGCGATGGGCATCGAGCCCACGGCGAGCGAGATCGCGCGGCGGCTCTCCGTGGACGAGAGCGAGGTCGTCGACATGGATCGGCGCCTGTCGAGCGGCGAGGCTTCGCTCGATGCGCCCGTCGGTGACAGCGAAGGTCGCTCGGTCTCGCGGATCGATCTCATGCCCTCGTACACGACCGGCCCGGACGCCGCGTTCGAGTCGCAGGAGATGGACGAGATCGTGCGCGAGCGGCTCGCGAAGTTCCGCGAGACGCTGAAGGGCAAGGACGTCATCATCTTCGACAAACGCATGGCCGCCGAGGATCCGCTCACGCTCCAGGAGCTCGGCGACGAGTTCGGCATCTCGCGCGAGCGCGTGCGGCAGCTCGAAGCACGGCTGACCACGAAGCTACGCGAGTACCTGCGCGAGGAGCTCGGCGACGCCGTCGGCGGCGCGAGCTAA